From the genome of Macrobrachium nipponense isolate FS-2020 chromosome 29, ASM1510439v2, whole genome shotgun sequence, one region includes:
- the LOC135206313 gene encoding basic proline-rich protein-like codes for MTLSIWNKPSTGDIDWEFKLQRTFCHSLERSNNRRGSTPGGPTWSPLTLGANLAPSPAGAPPLRRPTRSPPRQTVPGPVGGHARLTVPGPVVGPAHLWTRGARLSRDPWQTSPTHPRTCGRPRLPVPGPMAGLTRPSRDPWRPHPPVPGPVAGLAHPSQDPRWTSPACPGTRSGPRPPVLVPIADLTRPSQDPMVDLTRPSHEPWQAPLARPRNYGRPHLSIPGPVAGLTRPSPGQWWASPHPPPRNRGTPRPPVPGPVGGITRPSQEPWRISPTRPGTSGEPRPPIPGTVADLARPPVPGPVGPSPARPGTSGRPRPPSRQKATPMLSLRTRIGH; via the exons atgaccctatccatatggaacaagcccagcaCAGGGGACATTGACTGGGAATTCAAGCTCCAAAGAACATTCTGccattcattggaaagaagtaataacagaag GGGTTCCACCCCTGGCGGCCCGACCTGGTCGCCTCTCACCCTTGGGGCCAACCTGGCCCCCTCCCCGGCGGGGGCACCACCCCTACGAAGGCCAACCCGGTCTCCTCCCCGCCAGACTGTCCCAGGACCTGTAGGGGGCCATGCCCGCCTGaccgtcccgggacctgtggtGGGCCCCGCTCATCTCTGGACCCGTggcgcccgcctgtcccgggacccctgGCAGACCTCACCCACCCATCCCCGGACATGTGGCAGacctcgcctgcccgtcccaggacccatggcgggcctcacccggccgtcccgggacccatggcggcCTCACCCGCCAGTCCcaggacctgtggcgggcctcgcccatcCGTCCCAGGACCCAAGGTGGACCTCGCCTGCTTGTCCCGGGACCCGTAGCggacctcgcccgcccgtccttgTACCCATAGCGgacctcacccgcccgtcccaggaccccaTGGTGGACCTCACGCGCCCCTCACATGAACCGTGGCAGGCCCCGCTCGCCCGACCCCGGAACTATGGCAGACCTCACCTGTCCATCCCGGGTcctgtggcgggcctcacccgcccgtccccgggCCAGTGGTGGGCCTCACCCCATCCGCCTCCCAGGAACCGTGGCAcacctcgcccgcctgtcccgggaccagtgggGGGCAtcacccgcccatcccaggaacCGTGGCGGATCTcacccacccgtcctgggaccagtggggagcctcgcccgcccatcccaggaacTGTAGCGGACCTcgctcgcccgcctgtcccgggaccagtggggccctcgcccgcccgtcccgggaccagtggcaggcctcgcccaccaTCCCGACAGAAAGCAACACCTATGCTtagccttagaaccagaataGGCCACTGA